One Gelria sp. Kuro-4 DNA segment encodes these proteins:
- a CDS encoding YbaB/EbfC family nucleoid-associated protein, whose protein sequence is MFNMGMLMEQIQAEITALQNRLENTTFEGAAHEGKVKAWANGLQMLVALDVSPEIIRGLPPAELSEAVVAACNAALKQARLELNKEIARLTGGNLELGRYPNLD, encoded by the coding sequence ATGTTTAATATGGGCATGCTCATGGAACAGATTCAAGCTGAGATAACCGCCCTGCAGAACCGGCTGGAAAACACGACCTTCGAAGGGGCGGCGCACGAAGGTAAGGTCAAGGCCTGGGCCAACGGACTCCAAATGCTGGTCGCCCTGGACGTCAGCCCGGAAATCATCCGTGGCCTGCCGCCCGCCGAGTTGAGCGAGGCCGTTGTTGCTGCCTGCAATGCCGCCCTGAAGCAGGCGCGCCTGGAGCTGAATAAAGAAATCGCCCGCCTGACGGGTGGCAACCTGGAACTGGGCCGCTATCCCAACCTGGACTGA